In Mucilaginibacter boryungensis, a single window of DNA contains:
- a CDS encoding type II secretion system protein GspD, with protein sequence MIKKYAVLFLLVLPFLHCLAQTPDRISVIEERLNSLAATVPGLKQTVQFSVTNVSLQDYLSALAKSNSLSINVDPKINIRVNNNLNNVTAINVLVFLAKAYNLDITTVGSILMITPYQDPSLSLKPPLKEISAKYDQLTNTLSFELSNDSLVAVARKITQVSGKNLVVPSGLQGKRISGFIKSAAFDAAVEKLAFSNDMKMVKTGDSFYLFQALSEGEELYVNGDKNTSVRRNFKPAGGTSGGNINLFTKMVAGQKLISADATNTPLADLVKAASQELGKNYFLYSDIKGNITTHITDISYDNFLGALFQGTDYTYREENGIYLIGDRKLEGLRAQKVIQLQNRSMDTVLAMIPAEWKKGVEIHEFREQNTLLLSGSGPQINEIQSLVKQIDLLVPMVMIEVTMVDINKSRTTATGIKLGVADSVKTGGTILPGVNFTFGAASINNLLDKLGGSYMNLGHVVPNFYATISALESHGNVEVHSIPKLTTLNGHTASLSIGNTRWYLIQTQNVLPSISTPTINFTQQYNKIDANMVINIKPMVSGDDQITLGIKIDITDFIGTPPVNAPPPTSTSKFESLIRAHNEDMIVLGGLERTVESDDSSGTPILSRIPILKYIFSTRTITKSKVVTLVFIKPTILR encoded by the coding sequence ATGATAAAAAAATACGCTGTTTTATTTTTATTGGTGCTGCCTTTCCTGCACTGCCTCGCGCAAACACCCGACAGAATAAGTGTGATCGAGGAAAGACTGAATAGTTTAGCTGCCACAGTTCCGGGGTTGAAGCAAACGGTTCAGTTTTCTGTAACCAATGTTTCGCTGCAGGATTATTTATCCGCCTTAGCCAAATCTAACAGCTTGAGTATCAACGTCGATCCTAAAATTAATATTAGGGTAAACAACAATTTAAATAATGTTACCGCGATCAACGTTTTAGTATTTTTGGCAAAGGCCTATAACCTGGATATTACCACGGTTGGATCGATCTTAATGATTACGCCTTACCAGGACCCCTCGTTATCGCTAAAGCCGCCGCTCAAGGAAATCAGCGCCAAATATGACCAACTGACAAACACGCTGTCTTTTGAATTAAGCAATGACAGCCTGGTAGCTGTCGCTCGAAAGATCACCCAGGTTTCCGGTAAAAACTTAGTGGTGCCTTCCGGTTTGCAGGGAAAAAGGATTTCGGGATTTATAAAAAGTGCGGCTTTTGATGCGGCGGTGGAAAAGCTGGCTTTCTCCAACGACATGAAAATGGTCAAAACCGGGGACAGCTTTTACCTTTTCCAGGCATTGTCCGAGGGTGAGGAGCTTTATGTAAATGGCGATAAAAATACGTCGGTCAGGCGTAACTTTAAGCCGGCAGGGGGCACTTCAGGCGGTAATATCAACTTGTTCACTAAAATGGTGGCCGGACAAAAGCTGATCTCGGCTGACGCGACCAATACCCCGTTAGCTGACCTGGTAAAGGCCGCCTCGCAGGAGTTAGGTAAAAATTACTTCCTGTACAGCGATATTAAAGGGAATATCACCACGCATATTACCGATATTAGTTATGATAATTTTCTAGGCGCTTTATTCCAGGGGACTGACTATACCTATCGAGAAGAGAACGGGATTTACTTAATAGGTGACCGAAAGCTGGAGGGGCTGCGCGCGCAAAAAGTGATTCAGCTACAAAACCGCTCTATGGATACCGTATTGGCAATGATTCCCGCCGAATGGAAAAAGGGAGTGGAGATCCATGAATTTCGCGAACAAAACACGCTGTTACTTTCGGGGTCGGGGCCGCAGATCAATGAGATACAGTCCCTGGTTAAACAGATCGACCTGCTGGTGCCGATGGTGATGATTGAAGTAACGATGGTGGATATTAACAAGTCACGTACAACGGCTACCGGTATCAAACTGGGAGTGGCAGACAGTGTTAAAACGGGCGGCACCATATTACCTGGGGTTAACTTTACGTTCGGCGCGGCGTCCATCAATAATTTACTGGATAAATTAGGCGGTTCCTATATGAACCTGGGCCATGTCGTCCCCAATTTTTACGCGACGATCAGCGCCCTGGAATCCCATGGTAATGTCGAAGTGCATTCTATCCCGAAATTGACTACACTCAATGGGCATACCGCTTCATTGAGCATTGGTAATACACGCTGGTATCTGATACAGACACAAAATGTGCTACCATCAATATCTACCCCTACCATAAACTTTACCCAGCAATATAATAAGATCGATGCCAATATGGTGATCAATATTAAACCCATGGTTTCGGGCGATGACCAAATTACGCTGGGCATTAAAATAGATATCACCGATTTTATAGGCACACCGCCGGTCAATGCCCCGCCGCCAACCTCAACAAGTAAATTCGAATCACTAATTCGTGCGCATAACGAAGATATGATCGTACTGGGCGGTTTAGAGCGGACGGTGGAAAGCGATGATAGTTCCGGTACACCAATTCTTTCACGCATACCTATATTAAAATATATTTTTAGTACCCGCACCATCACCAAGTCGAAAGTGGTAACGCTGGTATTTATTAAACCCACGATCCTTCGTTAA
- a CDS encoding GspE/PulE family protein, with protein sequence MKDAVEDIRLLSDQLHWLTKEQAWHYRVLPKSKDQHTFNLYCDEAVNMKDVAAELEMLFGLIINLQPLSSEQIARLLSRHYLREVVTAGQQQFQLSNHKDDFLADLIHEAKSLKSSDIHIESYETKCRVRIRIDGMMVERFLLERDDYPALVNKIKILANLDIAEKRLPQDGRINFKHHQQQFDIRVSVLPTLHGEKVVLRLLSNDATEIDLNKLGFSAFDLDNYLQGVKRPNGIVLISGPTGSGKTTTLYATLKLLNKETRNILTIEDPVEYTLEGINQVQLKESIGLSFAATLRTFLRQDPDIIMVGEIRDVETANMAIRAALTGHLVLSTIHTNSAWGTVSRLIDMGVPPFLVASTLNTTAAQRLVRLLCPHCKKEQKLDVSLYPKQFKPYQPVTTHYVPHGCDQCYYTGYKGRKAVYEIIPLDQELAHEIKNGNMYIQDQLAERSIQTLAENAFRLFSGGLTSLEEIYPLLFNY encoded by the coding sequence ATGAAGGACGCAGTTGAAGATATCCGGTTGCTTTCCGACCAATTACACTGGCTTACCAAAGAACAAGCCTGGCATTACCGCGTATTGCCAAAATCAAAAGACCAGCATACTTTTAACCTGTATTGCGATGAAGCGGTCAACATGAAAGATGTAGCTGCCGAACTGGAAATGCTGTTTGGGTTAATTATTAATTTACAGCCACTTTCTTCAGAACAAATAGCTAGGTTATTATCGCGCCATTATCTCCGTGAAGTAGTGACGGCTGGCCAGCAGCAATTTCAGCTGTCTAACCATAAAGATGATTTTTTAGCTGACCTGATCCATGAAGCCAAAAGCTTAAAAAGCAGCGATATCCATATTGAAAGCTATGAAACTAAATGCCGAGTGCGGATACGTATCGACGGCATGATGGTGGAAAGATTTTTATTGGAAAGGGATGATTATCCCGCGCTGGTCAACAAAATCAAGATATTGGCCAACCTGGATATCGCCGAAAAAAGGCTCCCGCAGGATGGCAGGATCAATTTCAAACACCACCAGCAACAGTTTGATATCAGGGTTTCCGTATTGCCTACCTTACACGGCGAGAAAGTGGTGCTCCGCTTGTTAAGTAACGATGCTACCGAGATTGACCTGAACAAACTGGGTTTTTCGGCTTTTGACCTTGACAACTATCTGCAAGGGGTTAAAAGGCCCAACGGCATCGTGCTGATCAGCGGACCTACGGGGTCGGGCAAAACGACCACTTTATACGCGACGTTAAAGCTATTAAATAAAGAGACGCGAAATATTCTAACTATAGAAGACCCGGTAGAATATACCTTAGAAGGGATCAACCAGGTGCAACTCAAGGAATCGATCGGCTTATCGTTTGCGGCTACACTACGCACATTTTTGCGCCAGGACCCGGACATTATTATGGTAGGGGAGATCAGGGACGTGGAAACGGCCAATATGGCTATCCGCGCGGCCTTAACAGGACATTTGGTTTTATCTACCATACATACGAACTCTGCCTGGGGAACGGTATCGCGCCTGATCGATATGGGCGTACCACCGTTTTTAGTGGCCAGTACCTTAAACACTACCGCCGCGCAGCGGCTGGTGCGCTTGCTTTGCCCGCATTGCAAGAAGGAACAAAAACTGGATGTTAGCTTATATCCCAAACAATTCAAACCTTATCAGCCGGTAACAACGCATTATGTGCCTCATGGCTGCGACCAGTGTTATTATACCGGCTATAAGGGTCGGAAAGCGGTTTACGAGATCATTCCCCTGGACCAGGAGCTGGCGCATGAGATTAAAAACGGGAACATGTATATCCAGGACCAGCTGGCTGAGCGCAGCATACAAACACTGGCAGAGAACGCCTTTCGTTTATTCAGCGGAGGGTTAACTTCGCTGGAGGAAATATACCCGCTACTATTTAATTACTAA
- a CDS encoding type IV pilin protein, giving the protein MKPYTILIRKRLDAYTLTEILVVLVIIGILVLLALPNLLPLITKAKSTEAKVQLEHIQTLEKNYFFEHSKYSKDLAEIGFVQEKLSTEANGRANYRIEITDASITGFTAKATAVVDFNGNGTFNVWSVDQDKNIKEVIPD; this is encoded by the coding sequence ATGAAACCTTACACAATTTTGATTCGCAAGCGGCTGGACGCATATACTTTGACCGAAATATTAGTTGTACTGGTTATCATTGGTATTCTGGTATTATTAGCCCTGCCCAATTTGCTGCCCTTAATCACTAAGGCGAAGAGCACCGAAGCTAAAGTGCAACTGGAACATATCCAGACCCTGGAAAAAAATTATTTTTTTGAGCATTCCAAATATTCTAAAGATTTAGCCGAAATAGGTTTTGTTCAGGAAAAGTTGAGTACGGAAGCTAACGGGCGCGCGAACTACCGGATAGAAATTACGGATGCCAGCATTACGGGGTTTACCGCAAAGGCCACCGCTGTGGTGGATTTTAACGGTAACGGAACCTTTAATGTATGGTCGGTCGACCAGGATAAGAATATCAAAGAAGTTATTCCCGATTAA